GATTTGGATTACTTCCTTGAGGATCAAGACTTTAAGAACTTTCCACTGACATTAAAGTTTAATACTGGAATGAATCGCCTTGGTATTCATTACTCTCATGCTGAGGAAGTAGTAAAAAAACTTAAGCAACATGGAAGAAAAGAAGTTTATCACTTGTTATCACACTTCTCGAGTGCATCGTTACCAATGGAAACGAATAAAAGAAATATTGAACAGCGTGAGAATTTCAAGAACATCAAAAATATTTTAAAAGATTCGGGCATCAGTATATTAAAATCTTCAATGGCAAATTCTGGAACAATCGAGCAAGGTTATGGTCTAGAGGAAACTCATATTAGGCCAGGGCTGATGATGTATGGACCAACGTCATTACTTCCGCAGTATCGTCACCTCAGTAAGTGGAAGGGAAAACTAATTTCATCCCTTGAAACAGTTATTATTAATACTTTTGATATCGAAAAAGGAGCACCAATTGGTTATGGAGCTTCACCATGTCCAGGTAAGGGAAAGATTGCAATCATCGCGCTAGGCTATGGAGACGGTTTTTCGACTCGTTATCAAGGAGTAGAGATTTTACACGAAGGTAATGTTGGTAAAGTTGTTGGTCGTGTAAATATGGATATGGCACAGATCTTTTTTGAAAAAGGTGATTTCCATATTGGTGATCGTTTTGTTGTTTGGGATCATTCAAGCGAAAACTTTTCGCGAATTTGTGATCAGTCAAAAACAATTCCATATGAAGTGTTTATTCATTTAACGCCTCGTGTCCCGAAGGTCTATTTAAAACGTTAAAATTTCTAGCAAAATCTTCCATAAGGCTTATAATAGTTTTATGGAAGTTGTGAAAAGTAAAATCGTTACTTATGT
The Bacteriovorax sp. Seq25_V genome window above contains:
- the alr gene encoding alanine racemase codes for the protein MRIRSQMEIDLSLLAYNYSCLKEIAPNNEVLFMVKADAYGHGMVPIVKFAHFELGIKEFGCASVGEALKLREEIPDGNFEIYVFSDVQLVLKQAKEIYLNYRIIPVISNESDLDYFLEDQDFKNFPLTLKFNTGMNRLGIHYSHAEEVVKKLKQHGRKEVYHLLSHFSSASLPMETNKRNIEQRENFKNIKNILKDSGISILKSSMANSGTIEQGYGLEETHIRPGLMMYGPTSLLPQYRHLSKWKGKLISSLETVIINTFDIEKGAPIGYGASPCPGKGKIAIIALGYGDGFSTRYQGVEILHEGNVGKVVGRVNMDMAQIFFEKGDFHIGDRFVVWDHSSENFSRICDQSKTIPYEVFIHLTPRVPKVYLKR